The following are from one region of the Tenacibaculum dicentrarchi genome:
- a CDS encoding TonB-dependent receptor — translation MLKKQLIGMFFIFCSVITYAQIEIKGEVYDEYLEPFYNAKITIKTESTTTTTFTDGKFTLKTLRKLPVTLIISAFGYQTEKRIIRSLGSPINIILKESLLLDQIVISASRVSEKIIESPVTIERFGLTEVKNTSANSFYNGLANLKGVESREGGYGFQSINTRGFSDFSNSRFVQMIDGMDTAAQALSFSTGNFSGVSELDILSVEILPGASSALYGANAYNGLMLMNTKNPFDYTGISSLFKTGYTSQKEGGNNPFYDASIRMAYKFNDYFAAKVNFSYYEAEEWHANDLRNKEIISHEIIPGDISSTVNYDGVNTYGDETFFDLSQWNGYLQYDMPGSAEIPYGTYLRRTGYSESELLKDDFKTNNTRFSGALHFRPFKDERLEIELSSRFSLRDNLFQGTSRFVQRNYFTEQHKIEVKGNDFYVRGYYTGNDSGNSYDLTKTGIELNRYPDTFYYWELEYYNKHYLEGKTIANTRALIDLHRLKPNTKLFNKEFNKITSTLISQGGSALYEKSHYKHLDGNYNFKRLLNNWADIQVGGSYRKYNPNSKGTLFNDAFEKIEIEEYGFYSQIQKKLFNERLKVTTSLRYDKATNFDGNYSPKIALNYVLGTDKNHVLRASYQTGFRNPTVQEQYMFLNPSIKTTIGTVKANLDRISSENYTPVFDPTLNDYQTRVVTGQEILNNSVLTSTAFKADGDYSKAIKSDYGEVLPEVVKTLELGYRSMFRLNNNTNFDIDINGYYSKHDNFVFTQDITTPSLGKVYPFGNKKLTQQEIEALNYTPIINDQGVVVYDEMAFISIAQGFCEDFSIITNSKSNVDSYGFALGMHTKLFKNFDFGVNYNFNDYEFEDKDNGQFEPNFNTPKHAVKLQFGNSKLFRNVGFNINARWSDKYKWVSKFVKGNVDARTVLDAQLNYFIPSMKSRIKVGGTNLFGKEYYVAPGSGQIGQLYYISWTINN, via the coding sequence ATGTTAAAAAAACAATTAATAGGGATGTTTTTTATTTTTTGTAGCGTAATTACATACGCACAAATAGAAATAAAAGGAGAGGTTTACGATGAGTATCTAGAGCCTTTTTATAATGCTAAAATCACTATAAAAACAGAAAGTACTACTACTACTACTTTTACAGATGGTAAGTTTACCTTGAAAACCTTGCGAAAATTACCGGTAACGCTAATAATTTCTGCTTTTGGTTATCAAACAGAAAAACGGATTATCAGAAGTTTAGGTTCGCCAATAAATATCATATTAAAAGAAAGCTTATTACTAGATCAAATTGTTATTTCAGCATCTAGGGTTTCTGAAAAAATTATTGAATCGCCAGTAACAATTGAAAGATTTGGTTTAACAGAGGTTAAAAATACATCCGCTAATTCTTTTTATAATGGCTTAGCAAATTTAAAAGGAGTAGAATCTAGAGAAGGAGGTTATGGGTTTCAATCTATAAATACAAGAGGTTTTTCGGATTTTAGCAACTCTCGATTCGTCCAAATGATTGACGGTATGGATACCGCAGCACAGGCATTAAGTTTTAGTACAGGGAATTTTTCAGGGGTTTCAGAATTAGACATCCTTAGTGTTGAAATTTTACCAGGAGCATCTTCTGCATTATATGGAGCTAATGCTTATAACGGTTTGATGTTAATGAACACCAAGAATCCATTTGATTATACAGGAATTAGTAGCTTATTTAAAACAGGATATACTAGCCAAAAAGAAGGTGGAAATAATCCTTTTTATGACGCCTCTATACGAATGGCGTATAAATTTAATGACTATTTTGCTGCAAAAGTAAATTTTTCTTATTATGAAGCTGAAGAGTGGCATGCCAATGATTTAAGAAATAAGGAAATTATTAGTCATGAAATAATTCCTGGAGATATCAGTTCAACAGTTAATTATGATGGTGTTAATACCTATGGAGATGAGACTTTTTTTGATTTGAGCCAATGGAATGGTTATTTACAATATGATATGCCTGGTAGTGCCGAAATACCTTATGGAACATATTTAAGAAGAACAGGTTATAGTGAAAGCGAGCTTTTAAAAGATGATTTTAAAACCAATAATACCCGATTTTCAGGAGCATTACACTTTAGACCTTTTAAAGATGAGCGTTTAGAAATTGAATTATCTTCTAGGTTTTCTTTAAGAGATAACCTTTTTCAAGGTACAAGTAGATTTGTACAGCGTAATTATTTTACAGAACAACATAAAATAGAAGTTAAAGGGAACGATTTTTATGTTAGAGGATACTATACCGGAAATGACTCTGGTAATTCATACGATTTAACAAAAACTGGAATTGAGCTTAATCGTTATCCTGATACTTTTTATTATTGGGAACTTGAGTATTATAACAAACATTATCTTGAAGGAAAAACAATAGCTAATACTAGAGCCTTAATAGATTTACATAGGTTAAAACCAAATACCAAATTATTTAATAAAGAGTTTAATAAAATTACATCAACATTAATTTCACAAGGTGGTAGTGCTTTATATGAAAAAAGTCATTATAAGCATTTAGATGGTAACTATAATTTTAAACGATTATTGAATAACTGGGCTGATATTCAAGTAGGAGGTTCTTACAGAAAATATAATCCGAACTCTAAAGGAACACTTTTTAATGATGCTTTTGAAAAGATAGAAATAGAAGAATATGGTTTTTATTCTCAAATTCAGAAAAAACTATTTAATGAGAGATTAAAAGTAACAACATCACTTCGTTATGATAAAGCAACTAATTTTGATGGAAATTATTCACCAAAAATAGCCTTGAATTATGTTTTAGGTACTGATAAAAATCATGTGTTAAGAGCTTCTTATCAAACAGGTTTTAGAAACCCAACAGTTCAAGAACAATATATGTTTTTAAATCCATCAATTAAAACAACAATAGGAACTGTTAAGGCTAACTTAGATAGAATATCTTCTGAAAACTACACGCCAGTTTTTGACCCTACTTTAAATGACTACCAGACAAGAGTCGTAACTGGACAAGAAATACTAAATAATTCTGTATTAACTAGCACTGCGTTTAAAGCTGACGGTGATTATTCGAAGGCAATTAAATCTGATTATGGAGAGGTTCTTCCAGAGGTAGTTAAAACACTTGAATTAGGGTATAGAAGTATGTTTCGTTTAAATAATAACACCAATTTCGATATCGATATTAACGGGTATTATAGTAAGCATGATAATTTTGTTTTTACACAAGATATAACAACCCCTAGCTTAGGAAAAGTATATCCTTTCGGAAATAAAAAATTAACTCAACAAGAAATAGAAGCTCTTAATTACACTCCTATTATAAACGACCAAGGTGTTGTGGTTTATGACGAAATGGCTTTTATTTCTATAGCACAAGGGTTTTGTGAAGATTTTAGTATTATAACCAATAGTAAATCTAATGTTGATTCTTATGGTTTTGCTTTAGGGATGCATACTAAATTATTCAAAAATTTTGATTTTGGAGTAAACTATAATTTTAATGATTATGAGTTTGAAGATAAAGATAACGGACAATTTGAACCTAATTTTAATACACCAAAACATGCTGTAAAATTGCAGTTTGGAAATAGTAAACTTTTCAGAAATGTAGGGTTTAATATTAATGCTAGATGGTCGGATAAATATAAGTGGGTTTCGAAATTCGTAAAAGGTAATGTAGACGCAAGAACTGTGCTTGATGCACAATTAAACTACTTTATTCCCTCTATGAAATCGAGAATTAAAGTTGGAGGAACAAACTTATTCGGTAAAGAATACTATGTTGCACCAGGATCTGGTCAAATAGGGCAGTTATATTATATTTCTTGGACAATAAACAACTAA
- a CDS encoding DUF3078 domain-containing protein — MKKIVLTFAFVCAIASLKAQTVEELKKDLTDKKGEISKLQGEASALQSKIDAFPGWKFGAFGTIGANFSGFNKWYSNAVPNSSAGNVGITANGFANLDRDKYFWRNSGNINLGWVKLDDKDNATDDTDFQGTTDVFTLTSLFGYKLTKTLAASTLVEYRTSLIKNFNDPGYLDFGLGLTWIPMPELVVVAHPLNYNYVFSKSGSNFDSSLGAKIVAEYNKKIGNFKFRSNLSTFQSYKSADLSNATWINSIGFNIWKGIGVGIESGLRANKQEAFNSELTNYPSLAATPGKIQSYWLAGLSYGF; from the coding sequence ATGAAAAAAATTGTTTTAACATTCGCATTTGTATGCGCTATTGCTTCTTTAAAAGCACAAACAGTTGAAGAATTAAAAAAAGATCTTACAGATAAAAAAGGTGAGATAAGTAAATTACAAGGTGAAGCAAGTGCTTTACAATCTAAAATTGATGCGTTTCCAGGATGGAAATTTGGTGCATTTGGTACTATTGGAGCAAATTTTTCAGGTTTCAACAAATGGTACTCTAATGCTGTTCCTAATTCATCTGCAGGAAATGTAGGTATTACAGCAAATGGTTTTGCTAATTTAGATAGAGATAAATATTTCTGGAGAAATTCAGGAAATATCAATTTAGGGTGGGTTAAGTTAGATGATAAAGATAATGCTACTGATGACACTGATTTTCAGGGAACTACAGATGTTTTTACGCTAACATCTTTATTTGGTTATAAATTAACAAAAACATTAGCAGCATCAACATTAGTTGAATACAGAACATCTTTAATTAAAAACTTTAACGATCCAGGATATTTAGATTTTGGACTAGGGCTTACCTGGATTCCTATGCCAGAATTAGTGGTAGTTGCACATCCATTAAACTACAACTATGTATTTAGCAAATCAGGATCAAACTTTGATTCATCATTAGGAGCTAAAATAGTTGCAGAATACAACAAGAAAATTGGTAACTTTAAGTTCAGATCTAACTTATCAACTTTCCAAAGCTATAAATCAGCAGATTTATCAAACGCTACTTGGATAAACTCTATCGGATTTAATATTTGGAAAGGTATTGGAGTAGGAATTGAATCTGGTTTAAGAGCTAATAAACAAGAAGCATTTAATTCAGAATTAACAAATTACCCTTCTTTAGCAGCAACCCCAGGAAAAATACAATCTTACTGGTTAGCAGGTTTAAGCTACGGTTTCTAA
- a CDS encoding energy transducer TonB: MMKKIVFVMLLLLLNSVAIAQKVCESADKTAEIDLNTISVTKCTIKEPKNKRSKKSRLISVTISANKRHLKKRKTLKKQEVASLGGINTVEVGEIVKNSEITGAVVLKNNIENLKNKLSKEEVRKALKFTAVDKIPVFKACEKTKKSETSDCFNTEMMRHISKHFSYPLEAIKRGVKGEVWVRFIIDKTGYVKNIKTLGPDGATILDNEAVRVVAMLPKFKPAKKDGNYTTVKYGFPINFSLEE; the protein is encoded by the coding sequence ATGATGAAAAAAATAGTGTTTGTTATGTTGTTACTTTTATTAAACTCAGTAGCAATTGCCCAAAAAGTTTGTGAATCTGCAGATAAAACTGCTGAGATTGATTTAAATACTATTAGTGTTACAAAATGTACTATTAAAGAGCCTAAAAATAAGAGGAGTAAGAAATCTAGGCTTATTTCTGTAACAATATCTGCAAATAAAAGGCATTTAAAAAAACGAAAAACTTTAAAAAAACAAGAAGTCGCAAGTCTTGGGGGTATAAATACTGTTGAAGTTGGCGAAATAGTTAAGAACTCTGAAATTACAGGTGCAGTCGTACTAAAAAACAATATTGAAAATCTTAAAAATAAATTATCAAAAGAAGAAGTTCGAAAGGCTTTAAAATTTACAGCTGTAGATAAAATACCCGTTTTCAAAGCTTGTGAAAAAACAAAGAAATCAGAAACTTCAGATTGTTTTAATACCGAAATGATGCGTCATATTTCTAAACATTTTAGCTATCCACTAGAAGCGATTAAACGTGGTGTTAAAGGCGAAGTTTGGGTTCGGTTTATTATTGATAAAACAGGTTATGTTAAAAATATTAAAACACTAGGCCCTGATGGTGCTACAATATTAGATAACGAAGCGGTTCGTGTAGTTGCTATGCTACCTAAATTTAAACCCGCTAAAAAAGATGGAAATTATACGACTGTAAAGTATGGTTTTCCAATTAATTTTTCACTAGAAGAGTAG
- a CDS encoding DUF59 domain-containing protein, whose translation MTDKQLDELGDKIVGVLKTIYDPEIPVDIYELGLIYDVFVSEENDAKILMTLTSPNCPVAESLPVDIENKVKSLEEINNCEVEITFDPTWTNEMMSEEAKLELGML comes from the coding sequence ATGACAGATAAACAACTAGACGAATTAGGAGATAAAATAGTAGGTGTTTTAAAAACAATTTACGATCCTGAAATTCCAGTAGATATATATGAGTTAGGATTAATTTATGATGTATTCGTATCGGAAGAAAACGATGCTAAAATTTTAATGACCTTAACTTCGCCAAATTGCCCGGTAGCAGAAAGTTTACCTGTTGATATTGAAAACAAAGTAAAATCATTAGAAGAAATTAACAACTGCGAGGTTGAAATTACTTTTGATCCTACTTGGACAAACGAAATGATGAGTGAAGAAGCGAAGTTAGAACTTGGAATGCTATAA
- a CDS encoding PfkB family carbohydrate kinase, with amino-acid sequence MSKLLAVGTVAFDAIETPFGKTDKILGGSGTYVGLAASNFGVKTGVVSVVGGDFPQSYLDMMNSKEINTDGIEVVKEGKTFFWSGKYHNDMNSRDTLITELNVLEHFTPVVPEAFKNAGIVMLGNLHPLTQASVLDQMTEKPKLVVLDTMNFWMDIALDDLHTVLKRVDVVTINDEEARQLSGEYSLVNAAKKIHEMGPKYVIIKKGEHGALLFSEGKMFFAPALPLAEVFDPTGAGDTFAGGFCGYLAKTEDISFDNMKNGIIYGSNLASFCVEKFGTQRMENLTKEEVLTRLQAFKELTQFDIDLS; translated from the coding sequence ATGAGCAAATTATTAGCAGTTGGTACCGTAGCATTTGATGCTATTGAAACACCTTTTGGTAAAACAGATAAAATATTAGGAGGTTCAGGAACTTACGTAGGTTTGGCAGCTTCTAATTTTGGAGTTAAAACCGGAGTTGTTTCTGTTGTTGGAGGAGATTTCCCTCAATCATATTTAGATATGATGAACAGTAAAGAAATTAATACCGATGGTATTGAAGTTGTAAAAGAAGGTAAAACTTTTTTTTGGAGCGGTAAATATCATAACGATATGAATTCACGCGATACCTTAATTACAGAATTAAATGTATTAGAACATTTTACCCCTGTAGTGCCTGAAGCATTTAAAAATGCAGGTATTGTAATGTTAGGAAACTTACACCCCTTAACACAAGCATCTGTTTTAGATCAGATGACCGAAAAACCAAAATTAGTAGTATTAGATACGATGAACTTTTGGATGGATATCGCTTTAGATGATTTACACACCGTTTTAAAACGTGTAGATGTTGTTACTATTAATGACGAAGAGGCGCGTCAATTAAGTGGAGAATATTCGTTAGTAAATGCTGCGAAGAAAATTCATGAAATGGGTCCTAAATATGTAATCATTAAAAAAGGAGAACACGGAGCTTTATTATTTAGTGAAGGAAAAATGTTCTTTGCCCCAGCATTACCGCTAGCCGAAGTATTTGATCCAACAGGAGCAGGTGATACTTTTGCAGGAGGTTTTTGTGGATATTTAGCAAAAACTGAAGACATTTCGTTTGACAACATGAAAAACGGAATTATCTACGGTTCTAATTTAGCGTCCTTTTGTGTTGAAAAATTTGGAACACAACGAATGGAAAATCTTACAAAAGAAGAAGTGCTAACACGCTTACAAGCTTTTAAAGAATTAACACAATTTGATATAGATTTATCATAA
- a CDS encoding SufE family protein, translating into MTIKEIQEEIIDEFSMFDDWMERYEYIIDLGKSLPIIKDAFKLDENLIKGCQSKVWLYSELSGNSILFTADSDAILTKGIVALLLRVFSNQTPQAILAAKTDFIDEIGLKEHLSPTRANGLVSMIKQIKMYAIAQQSKLTT; encoded by the coding sequence ATGACTATCAAAGAAATACAAGAAGAAATTATTGACGAGTTCTCTATGTTTGATGACTGGATGGAGCGTTACGAATATATCATTGACTTAGGAAAATCATTACCTATAATAAAGGACGCTTTTAAGTTAGATGAAAATTTAATTAAAGGATGTCAGTCAAAAGTTTGGTTATATTCAGAGTTATCTGGCAACAGTATTCTGTTTACTGCCGATAGCGATGCTATTTTAACCAAAGGAATTGTAGCCCTATTATTAAGGGTGTTTTCTAATCAAACACCACAAGCAATTTTAGCTGCAAAAACTGATTTTATAGATGAAATTGGTTTAAAAGAACATTTAAGCCCAACCCGTGCAAATGGTTTAGTTTCTATGATTAAGCAGATAAAAATGTATGCAATAGCGCAACAATCAAAATTGACAACCTAA
- a CDS encoding DUF2480 family protein, translated as MAAQIINKVANSQLITIDLEDFYPKGNRIVFDIKDWLYEELILREKDFREQVKNHNWSQYQGDYIALSCSVDAIIPSWAYLLLTTKLTEFAKKVVVGNLELLETVLFNDIITNLNTTEYQDKRLIIKGCSNKSIPQSAYTLLVSKIQPICKSIMFGEACSTVPLFKKK; from the coding sequence ATGGCAGCACAAATTATAAATAAAGTAGCCAATAGTCAATTAATAACTATTGATCTTGAAGATTTTTATCCAAAAGGAAATCGTATTGTTTTTGATATTAAAGATTGGTTATATGAAGAATTAATTCTTCGTGAAAAAGACTTCCGAGAACAAGTTAAAAATCATAATTGGTCGCAATACCAAGGTGATTATATTGCTTTAAGTTGTTCGGTGGATGCTATTATTCCTTCTTGGGCATATCTTTTATTAACAACAAAGTTAACCGAATTTGCTAAAAAAGTAGTAGTAGGAAATTTAGAATTGCTAGAAACCGTACTTTTTAATGACATTATTACTAATTTAAACACCACAGAATATCAAGATAAAAGACTAATAATAAAAGGCTGTTCTAATAAATCAATACCACAAAGTGCTTATACACTGCTGGTAAGCAAAATCCAGCCAATTTGTAAAAGTATTATGTTTGGGGAAGCCTGTTCAACGGTGCCTTTATTTAAAAAAAAATAA
- a CDS encoding amidophosphoribosyltransferase produces the protein MSDAIKHECGIAMVRLLKPLQYYKDKYGTALYGVNKMYLLMEKQHNRGQDGAGFASIKFDVAPGTRYISRIRSNQPQPIKDIFGKINNRINGVFEENIEKANDTQWQQNNVPYLGNLFLGHLRYGTFGGNSIENVHPFLRQRNWRHQSLLVAGNFNMTNSKQLLNDLIDLGQHPKEATDTVTVMEKIGHFLEAEVTNLYLKAKEAGFSKKDASPFIEKNLDIQRILQRSAKNWDGGYAMAGLLGHGDAFVLRDPSAIRPAFYYQDDEVVVVASERPAIQTVFNVDINEIKEIDRGHALIIKKNGKTSMAPVLEQRVKKACSFERIYFSRGSDADIYTERKNLGKYVFPEVLKSIDNDIENAVFSYIPNTAETSFFGMMEAAEDVLNQQKTAAILAGGGKLSKEKVTDILSKRPRFEKIAIKDAKLRTFITDDSSRNDLVAHVYDVTYGVVKPTDNLVIIDDSIVRGTTLKKSIIKILDRLNPKKIVVVSSAPQIRYPDCYGIDMAKINDFIAFKAALELLKETDQYGIIDSVYAKCKKQQVSQDKDVVNYVKEVYAPFTDEQISAKIAQMLKTTNISSKIEVIFQNVESLHKACPDNLGDWYFTGDYPTDGGNRVVNQAFINFYEGNDERAY, from the coding sequence ATGAGTGACGCTATTAAACATGAATGTGGTATTGCAATGGTTAGATTATTAAAACCATTACAATATTATAAAGATAAGTACGGAACCGCTTTATACGGGGTAAATAAAATGTATTTATTAATGGAAAAACAGCACAATCGTGGGCAAGATGGTGCAGGTTTTGCTAGTATTAAATTTGATGTAGCACCAGGAACCAGGTATATTAGCAGAATTCGTTCTAATCAACCGCAACCAATTAAAGATATTTTCGGAAAAATTAACAACCGTATTAACGGTGTTTTTGAAGAAAATATTGAAAAAGCAAACGATACCCAATGGCAACAAAATAATGTTCCTTACTTAGGTAACTTGTTTTTAGGACATCTTCGTTATGGTACTTTTGGAGGGAATTCTATCGAAAATGTACACCCTTTTTTACGTCAACGTAACTGGAGACACCAAAGCTTACTTGTTGCTGGTAACTTTAACATGACCAACTCAAAACAACTCTTAAATGATTTAATTGATTTAGGACAACACCCAAAAGAAGCTACCGATACCGTTACCGTAATGGAAAAAATAGGTCATTTCTTAGAAGCTGAAGTTACTAACTTATACCTAAAAGCAAAAGAAGCTGGATTTAGTAAAAAAGATGCCTCTCCTTTTATTGAAAAAAATTTAGATATCCAACGAATTTTACAGCGTTCAGCAAAAAACTGGGATGGTGGTTACGCTATGGCTGGTTTATTAGGACATGGTGATGCCTTTGTTTTAAGAGATCCATCGGCAATTCGTCCTGCATTTTATTATCAAGATGATGAAGTTGTAGTGGTAGCCTCAGAGCGTCCTGCAATTCAAACGGTATTTAATGTTGATATTAACGAAATCAAAGAAATTGATAGAGGTCATGCCTTAATCATTAAAAAAAATGGTAAAACTTCTATGGCACCTGTTTTAGAACAACGTGTTAAAAAAGCCTGTTCTTTTGAGCGTATTTATTTTTCAAGAGGAAGCGATGCCGATATTTATACTGAACGTAAAAACTTAGGGAAATATGTATTCCCTGAGGTTTTAAAATCGATTGATAACGATATTGAAAATGCTGTTTTCTCATACATCCCTAACACTGCAGAAACTTCATTTTTTGGAATGATGGAAGCTGCCGAAGATGTGTTAAATCAGCAAAAAACAGCTGCTATTTTAGCAGGTGGTGGAAAATTATCGAAAGAAAAAGTAACCGATATTCTTTCTAAAAGACCTCGTTTTGAAAAAATAGCTATTAAAGATGCAAAATTAAGAACTTTTATTACTGACGATAGTAGTAGAAACGACTTAGTAGCCCATGTTTACGATGTTACTTATGGCGTTGTAAAACCTACCGATAACTTGGTAATTATTGACGATAGTATTGTTCGTGGTACGACTTTAAAGAAAAGTATCATTAAAATATTAGATAGATTAAACCCTAAGAAAATTGTAGTTGTTTCTTCGGCTCCTCAAATTCGTTACCCTGATTGTTACGGTATTGATATGGCAAAAATTAATGATTTTATCGCCTTTAAAGCTGCTTTAGAATTATTAAAAGAAACCGATCAGTATGGTATTATTGATAGCGTATATGCCAAATGTAAAAAGCAACAGGTTAGCCAAGATAAAGATGTTGTAAATTATGTAAAAGAAGTGTATGCTCCTTTTACTGATGAACAAATTTCTGCTAAAATTGCTCAAATGTTAAAAACTACGAATATTTCTTCTAAAATTGAAGTAATTTTCCAAAATGTTGAAAGTTTGCATAAAGCCTGCCCTGATAATTTAGGTGATTGGTATTTTACAGGTGATTATCCTACCGATGGTGGAAACAGAGTGGTAAACCAAGCGTTTATTAACTTCTATGAAGGAAATGACGAAAGAGCTTACTAA